The DNA segment CCGCGAGTGGAGTCCGGTCGCGCGTCGTCGCTCGGGGCCGCCGAGCCACGAAGCCTAACTGTTTCACTCACGTCGATTCCCACGGATGTCGACGGAATCCCCCGGAGCGGCGATGGACCGACGGACCACGCTGAAGGCCATCGCCGGATTCGCCGTGGCCGGCCTCCTGCTGTACTTCTTCGGTCGGGTCATCGGCTGGTCGGAGATACTCCGGACGCTCGGGAACGCGGACTACCGGTGGTTGGCCGTCGCCTGCGCCTCGACGGTCGTCTCGCTCGTCGTCTGGTCGAAGTCGTGGGACGTGATCCTCTCGGCCGTCGACGTCGAGGTGCCGTTCCGCAAGATCGTCGTCACGTACTTCGCCGCGACGTTCGCCGACTACGCGACCCCCTTCGGCAAGGCCGGCGGCGGGCCGTTCATCGCCTACGTGCTGGCGGCCGACACCGAGGCGAACTATCAGGACAGCCTCGCGAGCGTCGTGACGGCCGACCTGCTCAACCTCCTGCCGTTCTTCACGTTCGCGGGACTCGGCACCGTCGCGTTGCTCGTCCAGGGCGAGATTCCGCGCCAGGCCGAACTGCTCGTGGGCGGACTCGGCGCGCTCGCCATCCTGCTTCCGCTGGCCATCTACGGCGGGTGGAAGAAGCGAGGGTTCGTCGAGCGACTCGTCGTGAAGGTGTTGAGTCCCGTCGAACGACGCACCGACCGCGTGGACGCCGAGAGCGTCCGCCAACGCATCGACGAGTTCTACGAGGTGGTCGACCGCATCGCCGCCAACCGCGAGCGACTCGTCGAGACGCTCGCGTTCGCCTACGTCGGCTGGCTGTTCTTCGCGGTACCGCTGTACTTCGCGGGGCTGACGCTCGGTCGGCCCATCGACCCGGTGCTCGTGCTGTTCGTCGTCCCGGCGAGTTCGCTCGCCGGCGTCGTCCCCACGCCGGGCGGCGTCGGCGGCGTCGAGTTCGCGCTCGTCGGACTGCTGGTCGCGCTGACGAGCATCGGGCCGGGACTCGCCGCCAGCATCGCGCTGGTGTACCGACTGGCGAGTTACTGGTTCACGCTGGCCGTGGGCGGACTCGCGGCGTTCTACGTCATCCACCGGACCTAGGGCGTTTTCCGGTGAAACTCGCTAGTTCAAACGGCGAAGATTACCTTGAATAGTCCACTCGCGCGCGACGAACCGCCGAAATAACTGGAAAGACGACCGCCTCGAAAGCCCCCGCCCGCTCGCGGTCGCTGTGGGACACATCCGACTCGCGCCTGCGGCGCTCGTCAGATAGGGGTCCCACAGACGACCAAGCGATGCGCGAGCGGGCGGCCCCTTTCAGTCCCGCCCTGTCGGTAAGTCAGCCGGGCGCCTCCGGGGGGTTCGATTCGCCGAGCGCTTCCGGTTCTCGGCGCAATCGAGCGCACTCGGCGAAAAACCGACCATCGCGTCCGAACACCGCCGTCACGGGGCCTACACGTTCAGGAACGAGGCGACCACGATGCGGGTGAACACCGCGATGGCGCTCGAAATCCACGTCAGCAACACGAAGTGGAGGTAGGTGTTGACCTTGTGGCCCCCGTCGGCGATGCGGACCATCAGCGAGGAGAGCACGGCGTTGAGCAGGATGATGATTATCAGCAGGTACTCGATGGTCTGGATGTCGTAGACCTCGGTGTGGATGATGGTCCCGGCGTTGAACTGCCCGCTGTCGAGGCCCACCGACATGCCGGCCAGCACGTCGACGATTTCGAGGCCGATGAAGAACGCGAACGTCGAGGCGGCGGTGATACCGTAGAGGACGCCGATGAGCGTCACCGTCGACTGGGCGCGGCGCTCGCGGAGTTGGTTGACCTCGTTCATGTTGGCGGAGATGAGTTCGCCCAGTTTCTTCGGGTCGCCACCCATCTGACGACCGATGAGGTACATCTCGCTGAACTTCTGGATGAGGTAGGACCGCGAATCGGCGGTGAAGTGTCGCCACGCCGCCCGGGCCTCGATTCGCATGTTCAGCCGCTTATAGAGGTCGGTGACGTTCGGCGTGAGCGCGCCGAAGTCCTTGCCGCGCAGGGACTCGAGTACCTTGGTCGTGGTGCTCTGTTTGGCGCTCTCGGTCGCACCGAGCGCCCGGATGAAGTTCGTGAACTCGTCGTCGCGCTCTTTGATCTGTTCCTCCTCGCCGCGGATGGCGATGGCAGGGATCAACAGCGGCGTCGTCGGAATGGCCGCGTAGAACGGCAGCGGTATCGAGTCGGGGTCGATGGGCGTCTTGCCCATCAGAACGAGCAGGCACGCGAGCATCGTGGCGAAACTCAGCAGGACGCCGACCGCGACGGTGATGCGGATGCGCCACTCGATGGCGGTCGTCTGCTCGGGCGGGTGGTACCAGAGGGGGTCGTACGGCGCCGTCTGGCGAATCATCATGATGAACCCTGTCTGGACGAACGCGAACATCACGACGACTGCGCTCACCGTCATCGTGGGGTTCGTCCCCGTGAGGATGGGCAGGACCGTCGCGAACACGAGCGCGAACG comes from the Halorussus vallis genome and includes:
- the flaJ gene encoding archaellar assembly protein FlaJ, which gives rise to MATEEQTAEESPGKDVSDLVQGFASSTVESYQHMETPVARYLTLVVVPAIVFFFVSVATYVLFLSEMDLLVSLPVPLLGLLGLTVAVIYPKLLRDQKRKEIEDRLHLFITHMTILSTANIDRIEVFRTLGEEEEYKALAEEMRRIVQLVDTWNQSLDDALRIRANKSPSKPFADFLDRLAYTINAGQEIEDFLLSEQGAVIQNYVTIYEGSLENLEVMKDLYLSMVLSSTFALVFATVLPILTGTNPTMTVSAVVVMFAFVQTGFIMMIRQTAPYDPLWYHPPEQTTAIEWRIRITVAVGVLLSFATMLACLLVLMGKTPIDPDSIPLPFYAAIPTTPLLIPAIAIRGEEEQIKERDDEFTNFIRALGATESAKQSTTTKVLESLRGKDFGALTPNVTDLYKRLNMRIEARAAWRHFTADSRSYLIQKFSEMYLIGRQMGGDPKKLGELISANMNEVNQLRERRAQSTVTLIGVLYGITAASTFAFFIGLEIVDVLAGMSVGLDSGQFNAGTIIHTEVYDIQTIEYLLIIIILLNAVLSSLMVRIADGGHKVNTYLHFVLLTWISSAIAVFTRIVVASFLNV
- a CDS encoding lysylphosphatidylglycerol synthase transmembrane domain-containing protein; translated protein: MSTESPGAAMDRRTTLKAIAGFAVAGLLLYFFGRVIGWSEILRTLGNADYRWLAVACASTVVSLVVWSKSWDVILSAVDVEVPFRKIVVTYFAATFADYATPFGKAGGGPFIAYVLAADTEANYQDSLASVVTADLLNLLPFFTFAGLGTVALLVQGEIPRQAELLVGGLGALAILLPLAIYGGWKKRGFVERLVVKVLSPVERRTDRVDAESVRQRIDEFYEVVDRIAANRERLVETLAFAYVGWLFFAVPLYFAGLTLGRPIDPVLVLFVVPASSLAGVVPTPGGVGGVEFALVGLLVALTSIGPGLAASIALVYRLASYWFTLAVGGLAAFYVIHRT